Genomic window (Cherax quadricarinatus isolate ZL_2023a unplaced genomic scaffold, ASM3850222v1 Contig66, whole genome shotgun sequence):
gtggactggtgtgagtggcatcctgggtgttagtggactggtgtgggtggcatcctgggtgttagtggactggtgtgggtggcatcctgggtgttagaggactggtgtgggtggcatcctgggttttagtggactggtgtgggtggcatcctgggtgttagtggactggtgtgggtggcatcctgggtgttagtggactggtgtgggtggcatcctgggagttagtggactggtgtgggtggcatcctgggtgttagtggactggtgtgggtggcatcctgggtgttagtggactggtgtgggtggcatcctgggtgttagtggactggtgtgggtggcatcctgggtgttagtggactggtgtgggtggcatcctgggtgttagtggactggtgtgggtggcatcctgggtgttagtggactggtgtgggtggcatcctgggtgttagtggactggtgtgggtggcatcctgggtgttagtggactggtgtgggtggcatcctgggtgttaggtgactggtgtgggtggcatcctgggtgttaggtgactggtgtgggtggcatcctgggtattaggtgactggtgtgggtggcatcctgggtgttagtggactggtgtgggtggcatcctgggtgttagtggactggtgtgggtggcatcctgggtgttaggtgactggtgtgggtggcatcctgggtgttagtggactggtgtgggtggcatcctgggtgttaggtgactggtgtgggtggcatcctgggtgttagtggactggtgtgggtggcatcctgggtgttagtggactggtgtgggtggcatcctgggggacagtcCCTCCATGACACACTGaccttcttgggttatcctgcctggctaaccctccgaagttaaaaatcccaacaaaatctatCAGTTGTAGCGACCTGGGATTGTTTAAGGTATAACTATTAAAATGAGAAATATTTTCTTAATGCGTTTAAAGGTATAACTATTAAAAAATGAGAGAGATAATACCGTGTGTTACTGGGATCTAATTTCAAAATTCTTTGTGTCTGATCTAAATTTAATCACATTGGTTTATTATGTCTCAAAGATAGTTAAACACGAAtcagttttattttttaattgGTTAAGAATGGTAGAGTTGTCGTAGAGGAACATAGAGTTGTCGTAGAGGAACATAGAGTTGTCGTAGAGGAACATAGAGATGTCGTAGAGGAACATAGAGTTTTCGTAGAGGAACATAGAGATGTCGTAGAGGAACATAGAGATGTCGTAGAGGAACATAGAGATGTCGTAGAGGAACATAGAGTTTTCGTAGAGGAACATAGAGATGTCGTAGAGGAACATAGAGTTTTCGTAGAGGAACATAGAGATGTCGTAGAGGAACATAGAGATGTCGTAGAGGAACATAGAGATGTCGTAGAGGAACATAGAGATGTCGTAGAGGAACATAGAGTTGTCGTAGAGGAACATAGAGATGTCGTAGAGGAACATAGAGTTTTCGTAGAGGAACATAGAGATGTCGTAGAGGAACATAGAGTTGTCGTAGAGGAACATAGAGATGTCGTAGAGGAACATAGGGTCGTTATACGGCAGGTGACAAGGGGCAGTGATGATATTAGACAGTCTGGGTGACAGTAGACTGTGTTAATTGACTGGGTATTAGGGCAGGAGTGGAGTATgcacctctctctctgtcctacAGCGTCCAAATCTCATTAACCAGTCTGAGAGACTGTGTAAATTGACTGGATACAAGGACAGGGCTGGAGTATgcacctctctctctgtcctacAGCGGCCAGATCTCATTAACCAGTCTGAGAGACTGTGTAAATTGACTGGATACAAGGACAGGAGTGGAGTATgcacctctctctctgtcctacAGCGTCCAAATCTCATTAACCAGTCTGAGAGACTGTGTAAATTGACTGGATACAAGGACAGGGCTGGAGTATGCACCTCTCCCTCCGTCCTTCAACCTCCACATAGCCTTAACCAAACATCCATCTTCTACGATACTCCAGACTCTCGTTGGAGTCGTCCTCGAAGCTCTCAACACTCCTGTCGTAGTACTGACGCTTGGAGACCAGACTCCGGGCGAAGTTCCAGTTGTGTGACGGTCTGGACAGCTGGCGACTCCTCCCACCTGTTCTGAATCTATACCAGGGTACAGCAGCTGCTAGAACAGctatcatcaacaccaacacctgtGGAAAtaagggtggaggggtaagccagtggaaggcctcggtcagataaccgaaAGCTTCAGTtgctgggtcatcatatgactaagaccagcgtcaggaaacacttgtcgtaTTTCCCTATTATAAGTTGTGATTTAGACGCCATGTTGTCCACTAGTGTGTGTAATCTTCAACCTGGGctccaggtactgtgaggtccctgggttacaggtactgtgagacccctgggctacaggtactgtgaggcccaggGGCCAcaagtactgtgagacccctgggctacaggtactgtgaggccccgggGCCAcaagtactgtgagacccctgggctacaggtactgtgaggccccgggGCCACAAGTgctgtgagacccctggggtacaggtactgtgaggcttctggactacaggtactgtgaggaccctgggctacagatactgtgaggaccctggccTACAGATACTGTAAGgtccctgggctataggtactgtgaggaccctggccTACttgtactgtgaggaccctgggctacagatactgtaaGGTCCCTGGGCAataggtactgtgaggacactggcctacagatactgtgaggaccctgggctacaggtactgtgaggaccctgggctacaggtactgtgaggaccctgtaAGTTGTAAATTGTTGAGAACATCTCTGGGGGCCCTCCAGCTAGCAGAAGCCTTCCAGCTACCAGAGGCCTTCCAGCTACCAGAGGCCTTCCAGCTACCAGAGGCCTTCCAGCTACCAGAGGCCTTCCAGCTACCAGAGGCCTTCCAGCTACCAGAGGCCTTCCAGCTAACAGAGTCCCTCCAGCTACCAGAGGCCTTCCAGCTACCAGAGGCCTTCCAGCTACCAGAGACCCTCCAGCTACCAGAGGCCTTCCAGCTACCAGAGGCCTTCCAGCTACCAGAGGCCCTCCAGCTACCAGAGGCCTTCCAGCTACCAGAGGCCTTCCAGCTACCAGAGGCCTTCCAGCTACCAGAGGCCTTCCAGCTACCAGAGGCCCTCCAGCTACCAGAGGCCCTCCAGCTACCAGAGGCCCTCCAGCTACCAGAGGCCCTCCAGCTACAAGAGGCCCTCCAGCTACCAGAGGCCCTCCAGCTACCAGAGGCCCTCCAGCTACCAGAGGCCCTCCAGCTACCAGAGGCCCTCCAGCTACCAGAGGCCTTCCAGCTACCAGAGGCCCTCCAGCTACCAGAGGCCTTCCAGCTACCAGAGGCCTTCCAGCTACCAGAGGCCTTCCAGCTATCAGAGGCCCTCCAGCTACCAGAGGCCCTCCAGCTACCAGAGGCCTTCCAGCTACCAGAGGCTTTCCAGCTACCAGAGGCCCTCCAGCTACCAGAGGCCCTCCAGCTACCAGAGGCCCTCCAGCTACCAGAGGCCTTCCAGCTCCCAGAGGCCTTCCAGCTACCAGAGGCCTTCCAGCTACCAGAGGCCTTCCAGCTACCAGAAGCCTTCCAGCTACCAGAGGCCCTCCAGCTACCAGAGGCCCTCCAGCTACCAGAGGCCTTCCAGCTACCAGAGGCCTTGCAGCTACCAGAGGCCCTCCAGCTACCAGAGGCCTTGCAGCTACCAGAGGCCCTCCAGCTACCAGAGGCCCTCCAGCTACCAGAGGCCCTCCAGCTACCAGAGGCCCTCCAGCTACCAGAGGCCTTCCAGCTACCAGAGGCCTTTCAGCTACCAGAGGCCTTCCAGCTACCAGAGGCCCTCCAGCTACCAGAGGCCTTGCAGCTACCAGAGGCCCTCCAGCTACCAGAGGCCCTCCAGCTACCAGAGGCCCTCCAGCTACCAGAGGCCCTCCAGCTACCAGAGGCCTTCCAGCTACCAGAGGCCTTCCAGCTACCAGAGGCCTTCCAGCTACCAGAGGCCCTCCAGCTACCAGAGGCCCTCCAGCTACCAGAGGCCTTCCAGCTACCAGAGGCCTTCCAGCTACCAGAGGCCCTCCAGCTACCAGAGGCCCTCCAGCTACCAGAGGCCCTCCAGCTACCAGAGCTGAAGGGCCATGACACCTTATTTTCAGTAATAAAATACAAATAACGCaaatttacccccccccccaaaaaaaaaaaataattcaatcACAAGGGACCAAGAATCATGGCGTCACTCCCAGTACAGTGACATCTGCGAATATCGGTTCCTTCTGGAACTTTTATCCGAATCCTGGGCTTTACGAATCCAGGTGCCTCCGTTTACAGAGATTCCACTGTACCACCAACGTGATAAGTTGGTAAGTGTAACAATTAAAGTCCCTAATATGCAACCTGGTAGATAAAGCGAAACAGAGTCGTACTCCGCTGGTTCTCATTTAGGCCAACGTCAAATTAGACTTGACGTCACTTCTCTAGAGTGAATTTTTCTTCAGCGTCATTACGTCAGACTTTACGTCACTCGGCAGCTTCATTACGTCAGACTTTACGTCACTCGACAGCGTCATTACGTCAGACTTTACGTCACTCGGCAGCGTCATTACGTCAGACTTTACGTCACTCGACAGCGTCATTACGTCAGACTTTACGTCACTCGGCAGCGTCATTACGTCAGACTTTACGTCACTCGACAGCGTCATTACGTCAGACTTTACGTCACTCGGCAGCGTCATTACGTCAGACTTTACGTCACTCGACAGCGTCATTACGTCAGACTTTACGTCACTCGGCAGCTTCATTACGTCAGACTTTACGTCACTCGGCAGCGTCATTACGTCAGACTTTACGTCACTCGGCAGCGTCATTACGTCAGACTTTACGTCACTCGGCAGCGTCATTACGTCAGACTTTACGTCACTCGGCAGCGTCATTACGTCAGACTTTACGTCACTCGGCAGCGTCATTACGTCAGACTTTACGTCACTCGGCAGCGTCATTACGTCAGACTTTACGTCACTCGGCAGCGTTATCTACGTCACCAATACATTCTCTCGTAAGTTATTTATCTCAGTTTTACTGCGTTTCTTCGTCAATTTTAAGGCCTTACGTCTGATTTACATCAAAACCGGGTTACGTCACGGCTCTTGCGACCAGTAATGACGTAGGTTGCTGAGGTTCCTGATCCAGGGTCCTGCTTTTGCTGGGGTTCCTGATCCAGAGTCCCGTTGTTGCTGGGATTCCTGATCCAGGGTCCCGTTGTTGCTGAGGATCCTGATCCAGGGTCCCACTGTTGCTCTGGTTCCTAATCCAGCGTCCCACTGTTGCTGTGGTTCCTAATCCAGCGTCCTACTGTTGCTGTGGTTCCTAATCCAGCGTCCCACTGTTGCTCTGGTTCCTAAACCAGCGTCCCACTGCTGCTGTGGTTCCTAATCCAGCGTCCTACTGTTGCTGTGGTTCCTAATCCAGCGTCCTACTGTTGCCGTGGTTCCTAATCCAGCGTCCTACTGTTGCTCTGGTTCCTAATCCAGCGTCCTACTGTTGCTGTGGTTCCTAATCCAGCGTCCCACTGTTGCTCTGGTTCCTAATCCAGCGTCCTACTGTTGCTGTGGCTCCTAATCCAGCGTCCTACTGTTGCTGTGGTTCCTAATCCAGCGTCCTACTGTTGCCGTGGTTCCTAATCCAGCGTCCTACTGTTGCTCTGGTTCCTAATCCAGCGTCCTACTGTTGCTCTGGTTCCTAATCCAGCGTCCTACTGTTGCTCTGGTTCCTAATCCAGCGTCCCACTGTTGCTCTGGTTCCTAATCCAGCGTCCTACTGTTGCTCTGGTTCCTAATCCAGCGTCCTACTGTTGCTCTGGTTCCTAATCCAGCGTCCTACTGTTGCCGTGGTTCCTAATCCAGCGTCCTACTGTTGCCGTGGTTCCTAATCCAGCGTCCTACTGTTGCTCTGGTTCCTAATCCAGCGTCCCGGAGTTACCTGGTGGTAGCTGAGCATAATACACGGTGTTTCAAAATAATATACCCGATTTCAAAGCAATATGCACCCAAATAGGGTACACATTATGAAACACCTGGTGTACCCCTCAGTCTGTGGGCGAGAAATTAATTCCAGGTTATGATCTTGTACAAATTCCAGGTTGTGATTTTGTACAAATTCCAGGTTGTGATCTTGTACAAATTCCAGGTTGTGATCTTGTACAAATTCCAGGTTGTGATTTTGTACAAATTCCAGGTTGTGATCTTGTACAAATTCCAGGTTGTGATCTTGTACAAATTCCAGGTTGTGATTTTGTACAAATTCCAGGTTGTGATCTTGTACAAATTCCAGGTTGTGATCTTGTACAAATTCCAGGTTGTGATCTTGTACAAATTCCAGGTTGTGATCTTGTACAAATTCCAGGTTGTGATCTTGTACAAATTCCAGGTTGTGATCTTGTACAAATTCCAGGTTGTGATCTTGTACAAATCACCCAACAGATAACAGTTATTTTATCTGTTAACAGATCggccgaggcagagtgacccgagaATAAGAAGAAGCACATTTGACCgtcattcactccgtcactgtcttgccagaaatatTTCTTTTAATACTGGGGGTATAGTGTCAGTTGGCACTTTCTGGGGGTATAGTGTCAGTTGGCACTTTCTGGGGGTATAGTGTCAGTTGGCACTTTCTGGGGGTATAGTGTCAGTTGGCACTTTCTGGGGGTATAGTGTCAGTTGGCACTTTCTGGGGGTATAGTGTCAGTTGGCACTTTCTGGGGGTATAGTGTCAGTTGGCACTTTCTGGGGGTATAGTGTCAGTTGGCACTTTCTGGGGGTATAGTGTCAGTTGGCACTTTCTGGGGGTATAGTGTCAGTTGGCACTTTCTGGGGGTATAGTGTCAGTTCGCACTTTCTGGGGGTATAGTGTCAGTTGGCACTTTCTGGGGGTATAGTGTCAGTTGGCACTTTCTGGGGGTATAGTGTCAGTTGGCACTTTCTGGgggtatagtgtcagtgacacttTCTGGTGGTACAGTGTCAGTTGATACTTTCTGGGGGTACAGTGTCAGTGGCACTTTCTGGGGGTACAGTGTCAGTGGCACTTTCTGGGGGTACAGTGTCAGTGGCACTTTCTGGGGGTACAGTGTCATTTGACACTTTCTGGGTACAGAAAGTGCACCATTAATGGTTCTTGATATCTAATACGAAGCTTAAAGTTCGGGTATTTACCAGAAGTCTCATGACGGTAGACGGGCAGTGGTAGATGTAGACGATTGAGGGGGTTGAAGGCGGTAGACGTAGACGACTGAGTCGACCCCAGTAGAGGTAGATTACTGTAGGAGCTGAGGGTAGTAGATGTTGGCGATTGAGGGAGTTGAAGGTGGTGATAGACGGGTTGTTGGGGATTGACTGAGGAAGATGATCAGTGAAGACTGGGAGAGTAGTTGCTGTTGGAGGCCCTTATATTACCACAACAGTGACCGACCTTGTGTCTTATACCTGtctgccctgcctggctaccctgcctggctaccctgcctggcctgcctgccctgcctggctaccctgcctggcctgccctgcctggctaccctgcctggcctgccctgcctggctacccTGCTTGGgctgccctgcctggctaccctgcctggcctgccctgcctggctgccctgcctggctaccctgcctggcctgccctgcctggctaccctgcctggctaccctgcctggctaccctgcctggcctgccctgcctggctgccctgcctggctaccctgcctggcctgccctgcctggctaccctgcctggcctgccctgcctggctaccctgcctggctaccctgcctggcctgccctgcctggctaccctgcctggcctgccctgcctggctgccctgcctggcctgccctgcctggctacccTTCCTGgcctgccctgcctggctaccctgcctggcctgccctgcctggcctgcctgccctgcctggctaccctgcctggctaccctgcctggcctgccctgcctggctaccctgcctggcctgccctgcctggctaccctgcctggcctgccctgcctggctaccctgcctggcctgccctgcctggctgccctgcctggctacccTGCCTGGCTACCCTGCCTGgctgccctgcctggctacccTGCCTGgctgccctgcctggctacccTGCCTGGCTACCCTGCCTGgctgccctgcctggctaccctgcctggcctgccctgcctggctaccctgcctggcctgccctgcctggctaccctgcctggcctgccctgcctggctaccctgcctggcctgccctgcctggctaccctgtctgtcctgccctgcctggctacccTGCCTGGTCTgccctgcctggcctgcctgcctgtctgccctgcctgctctgcctgccctgcctgcctgccctgcctggctgccctgcctgccctggcTGTCTGCCCTGCCTGGCTGCCCTGCCTggctgccctgcctgccctgcctaccCTGCCTGCCCTGTCTGCCTAGCCTGCCTGGCTGCCCTGCCTGCCTATTCTGCCTACCTTAcctaccctgcctgcctgcctgccctgcctaccatgcctgccctgcctgcctgccctgccaaCCCAGCCTAAACTGCCTGCCTAGCCTGGCTACCCTGCCTGCCTACCCTGAATGTCTACCCTGCCTGCctaccctgcctgccctgcctaccCAGCCTACCCTGCCTGCCTTGCCTACCCAGCCTACCCTGCCTGCCTAGCCTGGCTGCCCTGCCTGCCTACCCTGTCTGCCTTCCCTGCCTACCCTACCTACCTAACCTGCCTATcttctacaccagggtcattaagactggttggttggttaatggggtttaaagtctatctactacaccagggtcattaagactggttggttggttaatggggtttaaagtctatctactacaccagggtcattaagactggttggttggttaatggggtttaaagtctatctactacaccagggtcattaagactggttggttggttaatggggtttaaagtctatctactacacaagggtcattaagactggttggatggttaatggggtttaaagtctatctactacaccagggtcattaagactggttggtaggttaatggggtttaaagtctatctactacaccagggtcattaagactggttggttggttaatgggggtttaaagtctatctactacaccagggtcattaagactggttggttggttaatggggtttaaagtctatctactacaccagggtcattaagactggttggttggttaatggggtttaaagtctatctactacaccagggtcattaagactggttggttggttaatggggtttaaagtctatctactacaccagggtcattaagactggttggttggttaatggggtttaaagtctatctactacaccagggtcattaagactggttggttggttaatggggtttaaagtctatctactacaccagggtcattaaggctgcaggtcacctggtcaccaccagtcaagaatactttaatacctaaaatactgattaatgtaaactaccagtgtatatacactgagatatacacctctcagtgtatatacactgagatatacacctctcagtgtatatacacagagatatacacctctcagagtatatacactgagatatacacctctcagtgtatatacactgagatatacacctctcagtgtatatacactcagatatacacctctcagtgtatatacactcagatatacacctctcagtgtatatacactgagatatacacctctcagtgtatatacactgagatatacacctctcagtgtatatacactgagatatacacctctcagtgtatatacactgagatatacacctctcagtgtatatacactgagatatacacctctcagtgtatatacactgagatatatacctctcagtgtatatacactgagatatacatctctcagtgtatatacagtgatatatatctctcagtgtatatacactgagatatatacctctcagtatatacactgagatatacacctctcagtatatacactgagatatacatctctcagtgtatatacagtgatatagacctctcagtgtatatacactgatatacacctctcagtatatacactgagatatacacctctcagtgtatatacactgagatatacacctctcagtgtatatacactgagatatacacctctcagtgtatatacactgagatatatacctctcagtgtatatacactgagatatacacctctcagtgtatatacactgagatatatatcgctcagtgtatatacactgagatatatacctctcagtatatacactgagatatacacctctcagtgtatatacactgagatatacacctctcattgtatatacactgagatatacacctctcagtgtatatacactgagatatacacctctcagtgtatatacactgagatatacacctctcagtgtatatacactgagatatacacctctcagtgtatatacactgagatatacacctctcagtgtatatacactgagatatacacctctcagtgtatatacactgagatatacacctctcagtgtatatacactgagatatacacctctcagtgtatatacactcagatatacacctctcagtgtatatacactgagatatacacctctcagtgtatatacactgagaaatacacctctcagtgtatatacactgagatatacacctctcagtgtatatacactgagatatacacctctcagtgtatatacactgagatatacacctctcagaatatatacactgagatatacacctctcagtgtatatacactgagatatacacctctcagtgtatatacactcagatatacacctctcagtgtatatacactcagatatacacctctcagtgtatatacactgagatatacacctctcagtgtatatacacagagatatacacctctcagagtatatacactgagatatacacctctcagtgtatatacactgagatatacacctctcagtgtatatacactcagatatacacctctcagtgtatatacactcagatatacacctctcagtgtatatacactgagatatacacctctcagtgtatatacacagagatatacacctctcagagtatatacactgagatatacacctctcagtgtatatacactcagatatacacctctcagtgtatatacactcagatatacacacctcacagtgtacacacacctccAAGTGTATATATTCCTCTGATAAAAGGTCATACACTGGTGACCTCGGCGGTGGAAAGCTCACCAGTAAGGACCAGGATAACACCAGAAGGTCACACACTTCCTTACCGGAAGCTGAGAGGTCAACCAGCTGTGGAGATGAGGTCACAGGTGGCCCGGGTCACGCCACCTTACTGAGCTCAGGTCACCCTGACCTTTATCAGTTTGTTCTTCCTCAATTTCGATTATATTTCGGCCTAAAGGCCTATTTTTTTTCTGATGTCAGAGGCAGGATTATATTACGTAGATTATTACGATTATATAATTACTTAACTAATcctggaagacaaccaggtgttgtacatgtgtcttattcatcaataaagtcacccaggtgttgtacatgtgtcttattcatcaataaagtcacccaggtgttgtacatgtgtcttattcatcaataaagtcacctaggtgttgcacatgtgtcttattcatcaataaagacacccaggtgttgtacatgtgtcttattcatcaataaagtcacccaggtgttgtacatgtgtcttattcatcaataaagtcacccaggtgttgtacatgtgtcttattcatcaataaagtcacccaggtgttgtacatgtgtcttattcatcaataaagtcacccaggtgttgtacatgtgtcttattcatcaataaagacacccaggtgttgtacatgtgtcttattcatcaataaagtcacccaggtgttgtacatgtgtcttattcatcaataaaatcacccaggtgttgtacatgtgtcttattcatcaataaagacacccaggtgttgtacatgtgtcttattcatcaataatgtCACCCAGGTgtggtacatgtgtcttattcatcaataaagtcacccaggtgttgtacatgtgtcttattcatcaataaagtcacccaggtgttgtacatgtgtcttattcatcaataaagtcacccaggtgttgtacatgtgtcttattcatcaataaagtcacgcaggtgttgtacatgtgtcttattcatcaataaagacacccaggtgttgtacatgtgtcttattcatcaataaagtcacccagatgttgtacatgtgtcttattcatcaataaagacacccaggtgttgtacatgtgtcttattcatcaataaagtcacccaggtgttgtacatgtgtcttattcatcaataaagtcacccaggt
Coding sequences:
- the LOC138851189 gene encoding DNA-directed RNA polymerase subunit beta''-like, whose protein sequence is MFLYDISMFLYDNSMFLYDISMFLYENSMFLYDISMFLYDNSMFLYDISMFLYDISMFLYDISMFLYDISMFLYENSMFLYDISMFLYENSMFLYDISMFLYDISMFLYDISMFLYENSMFLYDISMFLYDNSMFLYDNSMFLYDNSTILNQLKNKTDSCLTIFET